From the bacterium genome, the window CGCCCCCTTCGCCCGGCGCCCACGGGGCGGCGTCGGCGCCGACCGGCGGCACGTACGGCCCCGGCTTGCACTCGAAGAAGACGCTGCCCGGCTCGAGCGCGACGAGGGAATGGAAGAGCCCCGGCGCGATGTCCACGCCGATCGTCGGCCCTTGCGGCGACAGCGCGGCCGTTTCGACGACCGCGCCGTCCTCGTCGAAGAAGACGATTCCGATCCGCCCCGCGACGCCGATCATCGTCTCCGCCTTCGGCGGCTCGGCGTGGCGATGCGGCCGGATGTACGTCCCCGGCTC encodes:
- a CDS encoding WbuC family cupin fold metalloprotein, which gives rise to MTIARYVTAEGLRGLSAEAAAAPRRRKNLNLHDMADPVHRLLNALEPGTYIRPHRHAEPPKAETMIGVAGRIGIVFFDEDGAVVETAALSPQGPTIGVDIAPGLFHSLVALEPGSVFFECKPGPYVPPVGADAAPWAPGEGGEEAAAFEARLRALFD